From a single Leptospira levettii genomic region:
- a CDS encoding adenylate/guanylate cyclase domain-containing protein — MKTILIKLRDFFGNESNTPGEFQFPIRYKLLLITSIVLLISMSGVIFLASYFFRKDSEVRVKENNIKINEILSLKVKSDLHSIKQDVHITASAVLRSTQSANSIAKELFEEDQNFVFIGAFDSSFNPKFEVVNDQFLEKYDYQKTEVKSIIKNIQPKLRKSFSGTTLIWNISPFFRNPILCISFPLSETKDTHTILVTLVKLDSLLDAFQTSGPVETFLVSEDGSVLAHPDAKVVLSGINLNDLPIVDRMKKSTVDNGQFRYENKDGESYLAAFKKLGFGGVGVISQVRESKIFEEVNNIQKRNVYLLIVSLSLSFIVVYIFAKSLSTPILKLVDASEEIRNGNYHITLHATTHDEIGTLTKSFVSMGRGLEEREKLKDSFGRFVNQDIAELAAKGKLSIGGKKKYCTIFFSDIRSFTAISEKLQPEEVVEFLNQYMTEMVKCVQETGGTVDKFIGDAIMATWGALRDHKDHAIASVEAALRMRDKLIEFNQNRGSAKKPIIKIGCGINTGYVIAGQIGSSDKMEYTVIGDSVNLASRVESFNKETHTDILITESTYHEVKSEFNVVSMGEIEFKGKSKAQKVYAVLGKKSDVNAPKNLVELQKLVGIEVTSKKGKK; from the coding sequence CTTATTTTTTTCGCAAAGATAGTGAAGTAAGAGTAAAAGAAAACAATATCAAAATCAATGAAATCCTTTCCTTAAAAGTAAAATCTGACTTACACTCTATCAAACAAGATGTACACATTACAGCTTCAGCTGTATTAAGAAGTACACAATCAGCAAATAGCATTGCAAAAGAACTTTTTGAAGAAGATCAAAACTTTGTATTTATTGGTGCATTTGATTCTAGTTTTAATCCAAAATTTGAAGTCGTAAATGATCAATTTTTAGAAAAGTATGATTATCAAAAGACGGAAGTCAAAAGTATCATCAAAAACATCCAACCTAAACTGAGAAAATCATTTAGCGGAACAACTCTTATATGGAACATCAGTCCATTTTTTCGCAATCCCATCTTATGTATTAGTTTTCCTTTATCAGAAACCAAAGACACACATACCATTCTCGTTACATTAGTGAAGTTGGATAGTTTATTGGATGCATTTCAAACTTCTGGTCCTGTTGAAACTTTTTTAGTCAGTGAAGATGGAAGTGTTCTTGCTCACCCTGATGCAAAAGTAGTTCTTTCTGGTATCAATCTAAATGATTTGCCGATTGTAGATCGAATGAAAAAGTCAACGGTAGATAATGGACAATTTCGTTATGAAAACAAAGATGGAGAGTCTTACCTTGCAGCCTTTAAAAAATTAGGATTTGGTGGGGTTGGTGTAATCTCACAAGTTCGTGAATCAAAAATATTCGAAGAAGTAAATAATATCCAAAAACGTAACGTATACTTACTCATTGTTTCATTATCTCTCTCTTTTATTGTTGTTTATATCTTTGCAAAATCACTCTCCACTCCCATTCTAAAATTGGTAGATGCCTCCGAAGAAATTAGAAATGGCAATTACCATATCACTCTACATGCGACAACTCATGACGAAATTGGAACTCTCACAAAATCATTCGTTAGCATGGGTCGTGGATTAGAAGAAAGAGAAAAATTAAAAGATTCATTCGGGCGATTCGTTAACCAAGATATTGCCGAACTTGCCGCCAAAGGGAAGTTATCGATTGGTGGTAAAAAAAAGTATTGCACCATCTTTTTTTCCGATATCCGCAGTTTTACTGCTATCTCCGAAAAACTACAACCAGAAGAAGTGGTTGAGTTCTTAAACCAATACATGACAGAAATGGTTAAATGTGTTCAGGAAACGGGTGGCACAGTAGATAAATTTATTGGTGATGCAATCATGGCAACTTGGGGAGCCCTTCGTGATCACAAGGATCATGCAATTGCTTCTGTCGAAGCAGCTTTACGAATGCGTGACAAATTAATTGAGTTTAATCAAAATAGAGGTTCCGCGAAAAAACCGATCATTAAAATTGGATGTGGCATTAACACAGGATATGTGATCGCTGGTCAAATCGGAAGTTCCGACAAAATGGAATACACTGTCATTGGAGATTCAGTGAACCTTGCTTCCAGAGTTGAGTCATTTAACAAAGAAACTCATACCGATATTCTAATTACAGAATCCACCTACCATGAAGTAAAATCAGAGTTTAATGTGGTCAGTATGGGAGAAATTGAATTTAAAGGGAAATCCAAAGCCCAAAAAGTGTATGCAGTTTTGGGTAAAAAATCAGATGTGAATGCTCCTAAAAATTTGGTTGAGTTACAAAAATTAGTAGGAATTGAAGTCACTTCCAAAAAGGGAAAAAAATGA
- a CDS encoding FecR domain-containing protein: MNLDKRDSFVLLSLTSIALFFSVLFYLDLNRKIDIGDREVVGTIFFKNNIVQRKFEDEVIWEKLENNSPLINKDTIRSEAFSDAIIRLKDGTEINIDENSMFNLDLTGEDPNLEFSEGSLQVKKNDSNANQIKITSSGNEINVDSGNVKIERAKDQELSLFVEKGKTTVKQNGKALEVEQGKKAEFKKSGIEIKKIPVVLISPPSQKLFYAEPDEVNVSFTWKMESGYDSPILEISRSPNFKLRFFSEPVPDDKSVVSLKEGTFYWRIKVKNQKSNSIEASETNKLFVSKLESFVGESPNHGMVIPFVQLYPLVTVSWTKLTTANSYLFFLSDNNSFQNPIKRMETSANQISFDDLKEGTYYWKVIAKSSFPDTKDRETKVYSFSIKKQNTIPAPKWQRPNPGAEISLEEIKLNQAILIWEGNAEIQSYHVKIAKDSKLSNVVIDTETKSNFLVPNWNQLGLGQLFVTITGKTKEGKETEPSAILSFTIIDKKKKQEVIVNSEENKNQSSQETKLEILSPNGSVVQMKGKSSLDFHWKLSGITADKFDLVLYQHFPDKKIAIYKTSTKEPHYQLKDLSVLDEGSFSWDLSVYKNGNFVLSRKGNFILALDQLKSLKPTDIEFISPKRLYKEKK; this comes from the coding sequence ATGAATTTAGACAAACGAGATTCATTTGTTCTACTGAGCCTAACAAGTATCGCATTATTTTTTAGCGTATTATTTTACTTAGATCTGAATCGGAAAATTGATATTGGTGATCGTGAAGTTGTAGGTACTATTTTTTTTAAAAACAATATAGTCCAACGTAAATTTGAAGATGAAGTCATTTGGGAAAAACTGGAAAACAATAGTCCACTCATCAATAAAGATACCATCCGTTCGGAAGCATTTTCTGATGCCATCATACGTTTAAAAGATGGAACGGAGATCAACATTGATGAAAATTCAATGTTTAACTTAGATTTAACGGGTGAAGACCCAAACTTAGAATTTTCAGAAGGCTCTTTACAAGTAAAAAAGAATGATTCCAACGCGAATCAAATTAAAATCACTAGTTCAGGTAACGAAATCAATGTCGATTCTGGAAATGTCAAAATTGAAAGAGCAAAAGACCAAGAGTTAAGCCTTTTTGTGGAAAAAGGCAAAACGACTGTCAAACAAAACGGTAAAGCCTTAGAAGTAGAACAAGGCAAAAAAGCAGAATTTAAAAAAAGTGGAATTGAGATCAAAAAAATTCCAGTCGTACTCATCTCACCTCCTTCCCAAAAATTATTTTACGCAGAACCTGATGAAGTGAATGTATCTTTCACTTGGAAAATGGAATCAGGTTATGATTCGCCGATTTTAGAAATCTCAAGATCTCCCAATTTTAAACTTAGGTTTTTTTCGGAACCAGTTCCTGACGACAAATCTGTTGTTAGCTTAAAGGAAGGAACATTTTATTGGCGAATCAAAGTCAAAAATCAAAAATCAAACAGTATAGAAGCAAGTGAAACAAATAAACTTTTTGTTTCAAAATTAGAATCGTTTGTGGGAGAATCACCGAATCATGGAATGGTAATTCCCTTTGTACAATTATATCCTTTGGTAACTGTCTCTTGGACAAAATTGACAACCGCAAATTCTTATCTCTTTTTTCTATCTGATAACAATAGTTTTCAAAATCCAATCAAACGTATGGAAACTTCTGCGAATCAAATTTCATTCGATGATTTAAAGGAAGGAACATATTATTGGAAGGTAATTGCAAAATCTTCGTTTCCTGATACCAAAGACCGAGAAACAAAAGTTTATTCCTTCTCCATTAAAAAACAAAACACAATCCCAGCACCCAAATGGCAAAGACCAAATCCAGGTGCTGAAATTAGTTTAGAAGAAATTAAATTAAACCAAGCCATCTTAATTTGGGAAGGGAATGCAGAAATTCAATCTTATCATGTTAAAATTGCAAAGGATTCCAAACTTTCGAATGTAGTGATTGATACCGAAACAAAATCGAATTTTTTAGTTCCCAATTGGAATCAACTTGGGTTGGGGCAATTATTTGTTACCATCACTGGTAAAACAAAGGAAGGAAAGGAAACAGAACCATCCGCTATCCTTAGTTTTACGATCATAGACAAAAAGAAAAAACAAGAAGTGATTGTAAATAGTGAAGAAAATAAAAATCAATCTTCGCAAGAAACAAAATTAGAAATTCTTTCACCAAATGGATCTGTTGTCCAAATGAAAGGAAAATCGAGTTTAGATTTCCATTGGAAGTTGAGTGGTATCACTGCTGACAAATTTGATTTGGTATTGTACCAACATTTCCCTGATAAAAAAATTGCAATTTATAAAACTAGCACAAAAGAACCCCATTACCAACTAAAAGATTTAAGCGTATTGGATGAAGGGAGTTTTTCATGGGATTTAAGTGTTTATAAAAATGGAAACTTTGTTTTGTCTCGCAAAGGAAATTTCATTTTGGCATTGGACCAATTAAAATCACTAAAGCCAACTGATATTGAATTTATCTCTCCGAAAAGACTCTATAAAGAAAAAAAATGA